Genomic segment of Larimichthys crocea isolate SSNF unplaced genomic scaffold, L_crocea_2.0 scaffold269, whole genome shotgun sequence:
AAAGCAAAATTCTCACTGATGCTATTCTTCAAGAGTTGAAAGATGAATATGAACagctaaaagaaaacactttagaTGAAGACAATTTGGAACATGAAGACTTTGATCACCACAAGCTAAGATCATCAAACAGTGTCACTGATGTTTGCACAGACCTTTTGGTATTGTGTAAAAAACAGCCAGAGATTTACAAGCAAGGAAAGTTGGTGAGGGAGACCTATAACAGAGGTTATGTCATACCATTTCAAAACCCCACCAAACGTATAAGCATTACAGGAAGGGAAAACCTGCGTATGGTCTTCACTGGAGATGAAGTGGTCATAAACACTGGACGTGTGGTCAGCATCACCAAAGAAGTGGAATCAGCCCGTGTACTTGTGTGTCTGCTTGAGGATGAAGATCACAGCAAACCAAGACAGAATTCTGAAGACCAATTTGTCAAAAGAACAATGGTGCCCATCACAAAATCTGCACCCAAAATACGCATACTGATCAGCAAGAAAAGACGCAACTTTCTTCCTATATGGGAGAAAATTAATGGACAGTGGACAGTtgcaacacataaacatatcGATGAAAACCTCACACAGAACAATGTATTTATCGTGCAAGTGATTGGTTGGAAAAAACATTGTTCTATTCCATTGGGAAATGTCATAGATATTCTTCCAGTTGGAACATCCTTGAATGATGGACAAAGGATCCTGAAAGAAGAATTTAAAGTTGCACCCCCTACATCAGGTGAGGGTTTCTCCATCACAGAAGAAGACATCACATCCAGACTGGACATGCGTGAAGTAATCACTTTCACTATTGATCCAGAAGGAGCAAAAGTGTTGGATGATGCCATCAGTGTAAAGGAAATTGGAGATCACTATGAGCTGGGAGTCCATATTGCAGATGTGGCAAGCTATGTGAGTCCAGGTAGTAAATTTGATGAGGATGCAAAACAGCATGGTACTGCATATCACGGCAGTGGTGAAAACACCATTCATATGTTTGACCTAGACTTGAGCACTAAACACTTCAGTCTCCTGCAAAATCAAGATCGCAGGGTGGTTTCATTAATGTTCGAagtaaacaagcaaacaaataagATCATTGGAGAACCCAAATTCCAGCTGTCACTTATTAAGTCTAATAGGCAATTCTCTTATGAAGAGGCTGAGGACATTATCTCCAcaagatatagagagagaccTAATTTTGACACAGTAGAAGACTGTGTCACAGTGGCCTATTGTTTTGCAAAAGCTCAAAGGAAGAATAGACTTGTGGATTGGGCTTATTCTCAACCTGATGATAAGAGATTGCCCGGACATCGCAAAGCCCATCTCATGGTTGAAGAGCTGAGTGTGTTATTCAATACACTTGCATCAGAGAGATTGATTGAATCAGAAAAAACCAGGTATCTCACACCACTTCGCTGTCAGGAGAGTCCAGATCCTGAAAAAATAGAAGAattaagagagaagaaaagtgcAGAATTAATACCACTGTCTTTCCAACTGCGGCACAAAGTTGTCCCTGTGGAACAAGCCCCAAACTATGAAAATTTCCCCATACTTACAAAAGTGTGGAGAGATATCCTGTCAGCTGCCAAGGCAGATGATATAGACAGTATGGTGGACCTGATTGCTGCAGATGACATCTACCCTCTCCTGCAACCACTCATTGATCAGTTCAGAAGGTGCTCTAGAAAAGCTTCTATCATCCGTTCCAACCTGTCCAAAGCAGGCCATGGGCATTATTCTCTGAACGTAAGATCTTACACACTAGCATCCTCACCAATACGGCGGTACATGGACATTATCTTGCAAAGACTTTTGCACTCCATCATATGTAACAAGGATGTCCAATACACTCGAACAGAGATTTTGACTTTGTGCAGTCAGTTTGATGACAACATCAAGAATGCCAAGGAGTATGAACAAAAGCTTGAGCAGATATCCTATGCAGTGACCATGAAACATCAGAGTGCTTCAAAGTTAGCCTTTGTTGTAATTGTGGAACCCAACAACGATAGTTTTGCAGTGTCGTTTCCTTTTAACAAGAACATATTTGCAGCGAGTTTAGCAATTATGTACAAAGAGTTACAATTGTGCGACCAACCACtgtatgacaaagaaaatcactgTGTTACTCTTAAATGGAAAAGGCGGATCTACACAGTTGACACCAAGAATATCTACCAAGAACTGAAAATACCAAACCGTGGTCGCTGTGTTGAGCTTCCTCTGAAAATATGGAGAGACACTGTTGAAGCAATTGACAATGAAAAGTGGGATCATGCAAAGTTTCTCATAATGGGTGCTAATGTCTCTGAGGTACAAGAGGTGCCTCATGACCGTTCTGTAGGACATGAGGTTGACATGAGCCTCCAGTTGCAAACAGGTGACATCCTTCAGGTCCAAATGACATCAGAGTTAAAACGAGGTTATCACATGCCTGCTGTTCAGTTGGTGCACATCAATCCAAACTTTGAGATTTGTGTGGACCATGTCCACAACCCTATCACATGCTTCTCTAGATCTACAGATGCTCCATCAAGGAATTATTATAGTGACACAGAGGAGTATGTACAGATCTGGAAACCAATGTGTGAGATGGAATCTGCTGCCACTGCAGTGGATGAAAGTGACAGCATAGTCATTGAGAGCCTGGTGGTAAACTTCAATCAAGAGCAGGAAGGCACACTAACAGGAAGCTTCTTCTTACCTCTGTCATTGATCAATGAATGGGCCATTGAATGTAACCTTTCAAAGTGCTTATTGTGCATACGGAAAAGAGGTTTGGAGTTGACGCCAATCCCGGAACATTCTGCACTTGTGGACCCAAGAGAGTTCATATGGGTCGCCCATGGTGTCACAAGAAAAGTAGAAGAGAAAACTAAAACTCCAAATGTAGGTAGTAAAGTGGATTTCTATGTCAATCACCTGCCAATGGCGAACATCCCGAAATGTGTCTTCGAGAGAAACACTTCTTTCACAGTTGAAATAATCCCAAAGCTCCTGCCAGACATGTAAGTTTAAATTGACCACACCAATTAGTTTGATTTTTTATTGGACACtaaactttatttgtttctgaATTTCTATTATTgacatatatttttatgatttttttgtaGCCGGAAAGAATATGCTGTGGTCAATGTTGCATCTGAATCTACATGTAAGCTTGTCAAGAATATAGCACTTGGACAAGGAATTCCAAGAGAGGGTATGTCCATAACCTAATTTTTGTCATCTCATTCATCATGTTTACTATTAACTATCATGTAAACTATCTTATAAACCCTTTTTAGTCACACATAAACTTGAAAGCACAAAACACGTTTTGTACATTTCTGTAGTGTTgttaaaatatgatgttttttctCTTGCAAAACAATGTATCATTTTGTctttacagtaaaaaacatgTGGAACCCAGTGAGGAAAGAGCCCCCATATGGACTGCCAGAGCTTAACCCGAGTCAGCGttctgctgtggaaaaagcTATAAATACTAGCTTCACACTTATACAGGGACCTCCTGGTAAGAGCTGAAACATTCACCCTGATTCTTCATATGTTCTACAAAGACTTAAACAATTTCCCCCATTTATTTCTTAGGAACTGGAAAGACGATAGTAGGTGTGTACATTGTGTCTCATTTCTTGGAGCTGAACTCGAAGAACCCAAGGAAAGTATGTCACCCAAAGGATAAGAACAAGAAAGAAGTTATTCTCTACTGCGGTCCATCCAACAAGTCTGTTGATGTGGTTGCAGGTActgttgctttgtttctttgctgaAATGTCAACTGCATTTCTTTCTGCTACTTTAAcctttgtggatttttttttatattttacttttgtaaCACAGAGTACCTGCTAAAGTTAGGGAATAGCATAAAGCCCCTCAGGGTCTACAGCCAACAAGTGGAGATGCTTGATTACCCGTATCCAGACTGCACCATTCAGTTTTCCCAGAGAAGTCTCCGCCAAGAGCATTCCAAACCAGAGCTCAGGTATTGTACTCATACGAGCTGATGAGACTCTGAATCATTCCTTAATTAACAAACACTAACATATTTTACATGGTTTTAGGAGCATCACTCTGCATCACCGCATGCGAGAGGATCAAAATCCTTTTTCAAGTCAAATAAAAGATTTTGACCGACGCATTGAACTtgcacaaaagaagaaagaagtaaaaCTTGAAATTGAGAAAAAAGTACAGCTCCTATGCGTTCAACTTGATCTTAAGGAAAAAGAAGAGCCCCTACCCATTCAACTTGTTCTTGAGGAAATAGAAGAGCTCCGATGCATTCAATTTGGTcttgaggaagaaaaagaggtcCAACGCATTCAACTTGCCCTTGAAGAAATAGAAAAGCTTCGATACACTCAACCAGAACTTGAGAAAATAGAGGAGCTGACTGCTGGTGAAGTGACAGAGTAAGTTCAGATTAAGTAAATTGTTTTCAGTTCTTGCTTTCTGACCTATTCTTcactatcacacatcacacaatgGAAACCTTCTGTTGGAAAATGACAATGTAAGATGAGCTTTTACTGTGTAATGATACAAGCTTTCAGTGTCACACAGTTATCAAATCAATCTAAtcaaaataagttttatttgtacagcccaaattcacaaaacacattttgcctcagagggctttacaatctgtacagggagtgaccctctgtccttagaccctcggtttgagtgaggaaaacttgcccacaaaaaaccttgcTGCATGTCAGCATATGCCTTCACACTAAAGAACATTTCTGATTGTTACTTTTCTAAAGCACAAGTAAACACGGTCACACCTCCACACAACCATGACATCCATGACACATATagagggcagaggagagagatggagacagcaCTGTAAACTGGTTGCTACATTTTTATAGTGTCCTGAACTCTCACCCAGTGCATTGCCCTAATGTTGATGCccagaaaataacaaaagagaaaatacagacaGATTAGGGTAGTGATTGAGAGTGATTTTTGTCAATTTATTCGACAAACTTGTATCAGTGTCCAAAACTgctaaaatgaaataaattgatGAATTTTAAAagaatttgaataaataaaatagtattatttatttatttatttatttatttatttatttattgttacatttatttatgtattattttccCTTTGCATTTCCTCATGTTTATGTCCTCAAATTTTATAGATACATAAAGTTAACAACATAAATACTCCTtatatattttcctttaatgtttctttatgCATTTCTGCTTAATTATGCAAAGGAGGGTCAACTATTCACCTACTGGTTGATAGACATCATAGTGcttatacagtattttacatGCCTTGCTCCCATGCTGGTGGTGCCTGACTGAGGCAGTCAGCCATGTATAGCTGTGGTGCATCCATTTCTGGTTATAGCTGCCATCAACTCAATTAGCTAAGTTAGTGTTTACTTGAGCAAAAAGTAAAGCTCTCTATCAGCCAGAATTGTCTTTTTGTCaagcagcagccacagtgactgtgaagtgaagcaaacaAAGATAGATGCTTACTGGGAATACAGAGTGAACATCTCAGCTGAACACCAATAAGTGAGCCTGGCCACTGAATTGCAAGCAAGACATCTATGATGTCGATCAACCAATAGCTGAAAAGTTGCCTCCATGACACACTTTAAAACACAGCCTCCTCATTGGTTTACTGTTgcttcatgtttctacagtagcccagccAAATTAAACATTGGCTCCAGGGACCTAAATGAGTTTTGCGGCCCgtgtagtttctctttcactccAGGAAGGGTGGGGTGAtggggttgcaatcaacaactgcACCCCTAGATACCACTGCTCTTTTCAGTAACAAGTACACAGAAactgacagtcagtcagtttggtAGCCCTTTCAAGACTGTCTCATCCACTAGATGTGAGACGTCCTAGAAGGTCCCACAGAAAAGGGAAAGCATAAAAAAGAATTTGAAGCTCTAACTGTGTGGATTGTTCTTCCTAGATATAAAAAACTTCTCAGAGAAGCTCGGACATATGAGCTTGAACGGCATGACATCatactgtgtacatgtacacagtcGTCCACCCCGAGTTTAACTAAGACAGTCAGCGCACGTCAGATCCTCATTGATGAATGTGCAATGGCCACTGAACCCCAGGCCCTGATTCCATTAGTCTGCAACAACAACCCAGAAAAGGTGAGTTTTCCATTTAACAACGTTGTCCTTAATCATGATCAATGCTGCTTTCTTTGTGCCTTGATTCATGAAAATACTGCTgaatttacatttgttttaatgtccAGATATCTTTTTTCTTTAGTCTAATTCTTATCAAACATGCAatgatattatttcatattatgtATTGTAACACTGGGGTGACAAATGCAACACGACAACTACTCGCTGATTGTCCTGTTTGACATGGAAATTCATTATTCTCCAAAGGTCATTTCTAAGGATAATTGCCTTGTTGTTTCTCTAGTCCATCTGTCAGGTCAAATTACATTTCCCTCAGTAGTTTGGTTCATGGCAATAAACCTCAAAAACTACTGGACAAATCCTTCTGTTATCATGACCTCCTGATCTGTCCTCCCGTGCCTCCAACTTTCAACTTGTACACAAGATTTGTTAAGCACATTCTTGCCCTCAATGGGATTGAGCCTTTCCATTTTGGAAAACAGCCACGTACTCACCCTCGTCTGACTGTTTGACACCTGGTTGTCTTTAAATTGCAGGAGTTTGGGCCACTGTTGGCACCATTGCTTAGTCACTCTGAGTTTTAGAGTTATTCACAAAGTCTTACCTGTCTTACCATGTGACTTTCAGATTGTTTTGATCGGTGACCACAAACAGTTACGACCAATTGTGAAGAATGTGCGTGTAAGGAAGTTGGGGATAGGCAAGTCTCTGTTTGAACGCTACCATATGATGCACAAGAAGAGGGCAGTGATGCTGGACACCCAGTACAGAATGGTAAGGACATTaaatacacactgtatatacatatttgGTGTGTATCATGcatattatatagtatatttgCTATTACAATAGCAATATTGTAAGACCACGTGTCTGTGTTTAGTATTGTAAATATCGTGCTTCAGCTGTAATCAACTGCCAATGTTGTACATTCATAGCATGAGGACATATGCGAGTTCCCATCAAATGCATATTACGAGGGGATGCTGAAAACTGGGGTGGAGCAGCCGAACAGTGTCCTTCGCGTTGGTGACAAGACAATGCCAATCGTTTTTGGGGACATCAAAGGAGAGACCGTCAGACTGGTTGTCAACACAGCCAAGGGCAACGAGAACTCTAAAGCAAaccaggaagagaaaaacaaagtggtACTACATTGGGCACATGCATTTCCTTGCTAGaacagtaatataatataaaaatataggaAGAAAAATTACTAAAGAATTATCCTAATAGAGGTCTGTGACATTGTTTATTAATGCTTTACTACAATACACTGTTTGGGTTTGGTTCTTTTGCAGATTGCCATTGCTGAAAAGCTGGTGACCAGTGCCAAAATTGAACAGAAAGGTATTGTGATTCTGTCACCCTATAATGCCCAAGTATCAGAGATCAAAGAGgcgctgaagaagaagaagctggagcAAATCACCGTTACCACAATCACCAAAAGCCAAGGTAACAGTGTAGCTTAAGTAACTGAACTACCTCAATGAATATTCCAAAGTAAAattatcatccatccatccattatctgtaaccatgTACGctgaagcctatcccagctgacgtTGGAATTACTTCTCAACTCAGACATGTAAccagtatttttactttttaatgtaacattttgttttctaggAAGTGAATGGAATTACGTCATCATATCTACAGTGTGCTCTCTGCCAAGTGAGAAGATTGTGAGAGAACCCGATGGCGGTTGGCTGTCCAAACATCTGGGCTTCGTGGACGATCCCAACCAGATAAATGTGGGCATCACCAGAGCCAAGGAGGGACTGTGCATCATTGGTAAGATACTGCAGCTCCTCTCTTATTTTTGAGATTTTGGTTGAGTGACTTGGGTTAGGgtcttctttcagtctttcagacacatttaggtgtttgttttactttgtctAGTAGATTTCACCGAAGTTAGCAAAAAATATTCACCTGTAGTATCCTTTTAtggttcatgtttttgtcctttcaAAGGAGACTTAGAGCTGCTCAACTGCGGTGGATCCTGGAGGGAGCTCCTGAAACACTACAAGCTTCACAATGCAGTGACAGATGCAGACAAGATTACAGTGTGTGCCAACTGATCTCTATCATTTTAATGAGACTCAGACAAGCAGCATATCATATGTATGACTTCATGAAATCTGTATATAAATATTGCTTTTTCTATATTTCTCCAGTATTTTTATGTattctttttacagttttatagcAGATTTTTGATATTGTATTTGacacacttgtttttgtcacttctcTTGAACATGGAAGCACCTGTAAATAGGAAATCCTACAACTGTGTATGGAATTTGACCATAAGATGTGCTCATGTTAATGCAAACCTTCAGGTTCAAAGTCTGAACActtcaatttgtttttttgtatttttcattttaaatatttttatgaaatgttgTAGGTTACAATAACTTAAGTGTGGACAGCTGACAAAAGACAGAGTTCAGCTCTTGCTCTTgatcttttaatttatttttaagtttagtTCAAATGTAGAGAAACGCTTCCAATGATGAATTGCTCCTGTCCACTGATAAATGAGTCAGCATTCCTTTTCATTGTACAGCTGATATTTGTGCAGCTTTTGATGTTTTACCTCTTCTTATTGTTTTTGATACCTGTAAATGTTCAGATTAGTTTTGGCTACATAATTATCCATAAAGAAGTTGTATTTTGTAAAATGTTCagtaatctttgtttttttaaagtcttacTACATTCAATGATTTTAGTAGCCtaaatgtgtgtgcaaatgtatgaagatattaaaaatgaagaattcatattgaatgttttgttttttcagttgtaaatatgaaatattgaaaGCTAGGTGATTAGCTATCTAAGTTAGCTATTCTAAATGTCACATTAGCCAGGTCTCATAAGAATAGACAGAGTTTCATAGCCTGTTCTTTTCATCACTCTTCTAAGAAGATCCTGACTCCAATAAAGTGTGCTTTTTCGTTATatcctctgcatctgagtcctcattcccGTCCTGGTCTGACATTACACTTTGGCCAGTATGGACTCAGCAGGGATAGAACAACTCACGACAGCCCTGCGAGCCCAAGAAGCCCGGCTCTCCCGTCAGGAGGAATTCCAGACCGCCATGGCCTCCCAGATGGGGCTTCTATCTTCACAACTCCAGAGCCTGCACGATCATCTAGTGCAGACGAACGCAGCACCCGAGCCTCCAGTAGCAGCGGTTACCCCACCAGTGAATCCCGTTCCCACTATGACTGTAGTAGGAGCAGCATGTAAGTTAGCTCCACCAGTACGATTCTCTGGCGAACTGGGCTTATGCAAGACCTTCCTTATAGACTGCTCTATACATTATGAGCTAAACCCCCAAGCTTTTCCCACTGACCGATCGAAGATTGCATTTATGATTTCCCACCTTGCCAGGAGAGCCAAGGCCTGGGCTTCGGCAGAGTGGTCCCGAGATTCACCAGTTTGCAGATCACTCACAGAATTTGAAAAGACGCTGCAGAAGATTTTTGACCCGGTAACGACCAACCGGGAAAAGGCTCGGGAGCTGAGCGGGCTGAAACAGGGCAACAACTCTGTCTGTGACTACGCCATCCAGTTTCGCACCTTATCGGCGGAGATTGGCTGGAATTCTACAGCCCTATATGACGTGTTTTTGAAGGGATTGGCAGCTCCTATCCAGGACCTCCTGGTTCCTTTGGACCTACCCACGGACCTCGACTCACTCATCGCCCTCGCTATCCGGACAGATAACCGAGCCCACCAACTCAGGCAGCAACGCACCATGAGACCCCCACCGATGGAAAGACCCATACGCCCGCAAGCACCAGGTTGGCCGGCAGCCCGTCGATCTTCACCAGAGCagcatcatcatcctcctccagaaggagaaggagaaccCATGCAGCTGGGGAGAGCCCGACTATcacctgaagagagacagaaacggCTAAAGGAGGGTCGCTGTTTCTACTGCGGTGAACCCGGTCATCTCGTCGCCACCTGCACTGCCAAGAAGAACCTGGTGGTGAGTAACTTCAAGGGTGCAGGCATCCCACCACGTACTCTCACTACTGTCCAGGTAAAAAATCACACCACCTCTGAGCTTAAGGCACTTATAGACTCGGGGGCGGACGAGAGCTTGATAGACTGGCATTTAGCTGAACAGCTGGGCCTTAAAACAGAACTGTTAGCTAAGCCCATCCGAGCTAAAGCTCTAAATGGACAGGACCTTTTTTcgatcacacacatcacagcaccTTTTAAACTGAACATCAACAACCACCAGGAGAACATTCGTCTGTATGTTTTCAAGTCACCCTCTCAGACTCTCATTTTAGGACAGCCATGGTTACACCGCCACAATCCCCACATAAATTGGAGATCAGGAGAGATCCTGGGCTGGGGAGCGGACTGTGAGAATGACTGTTTGAGACGTCCGCTGCAAGGAGAGGAGGTCACAGGCATTAATCTGATTTCTGTTAACCCCGTCACAGGTCCCAATTACCCGGACCTGAGCTCCGTACCTTCCTGCTACCACCACCTTAAAGAGGTATTTAACAAAACCAAGGctctctcacttcctcctcatcgACCGTACGATTGTGCCATTGATCTTATTCCAGGTTCCACCATTCCCAAAGGCCGCCTGTACGCGGTCTCTGGGCCAGAGAAGGAGGCCATGAGGGAGTATATTGATACCTCCCTGAAGGCTGGACTGATTCGCCCCTCTTCTTCACCTGCCGGAGCTGGTTTCTtctttgtgggaaaaaaagacggTTCTCTAAGACCATGCATTGACTACAGCCCACTTAATGACATAACCATAAAGAACCGCTATCCACTTCCCCTTATGTCATCTGTTTTTGACCAGCTCCAACAGGCCCAGATCTTCACCAAGTTGGATCTTCGCAACGCTTATCATCTGGTGCGTATAAGAGAGGGTGACGAGTGGAAGACTGGGTTTAATACTCCTAGCGGTCACTACGAGTACATGGTCATGCCATTTGGTCTCACTAATGCTCCGGCCGTATTCCAGGCCATGATTAACGATGTGCTGAGAGACTTTCTCGACCATTTCGTGTATGTATACTTGGACGATATACTTATCTACTCCCCTGACCTGACTACCCACCAAGACCACGTAACCCAAGTATTAAAGAGACTGCTTGAAAATAAGCTCTATGTCAAGGCTGAAAAAAGTGAATTCCATGCCGACACtgtctccttcctgggcttcatcGTAGCCCCTGGAAGAGTGCAGATGGACCCGGCTAAAATTAGCGCTGTGGTCGATTGGCCCACACCTGATAGCCGCAAAAAGGTTCAGCAGTTCCTTGGGTTTGCTAACTTTTACAGGCGGTTCATCAGAGGCTTTAGCGCaatagctgctcctctccaTGCTCTTACCTCCACAAAGGTGCAGTTCCGCTGGTCTCCAGAAGCTGATGCTGCCTTTCGAGATCTCAAACATCGATTTACCTCGGCCCCCATCCTCACCCTGCCAGATCCTCGACGTCAGTTCGTGGTAGAGGTGGACGCCTCTAACGAGGGGATCGGGGCCATCCTTTCACAGCGGTCAGAGCAGGATGGTAAGATGCACCCTTGTGCTTTCCTGTCACGGCGACTATCCAAGGCGGAGCGGAACTACGACGTTGGTAACCGGGAGTTGCTGGCGGTCAAGCTAGCtttggaggagtggagacactggctCGAGGGGGCGGACCATCCATTCATTGTCTGGACAGATCACAAAAACCTAGAGTACATCAAGACAGCTAAAAGACTCAATTCTCGCCAGGCCAGGTGGGCGCTATTTTTTAACcgattctccttttctctctcatacagGCCAGGGTCCCGAAACGTCAAGCCAGACGCACTATCTCGTCTCTTCGACCC
This window contains:
- the helz2b gene encoding helicase with zinc finger domain 2 isoform X1; the encoded protein is MSASRSKLAPLLSTHDLKLVCSKCSVKEREITYMLKSVHHQCARDFLLCKAKGGRKWRPISRRPMFPSPSRYEVCYHFVEDLGCTVHKNRCTFARSDEEAAVWTFEKHHKLDHVVLCDLITQSERGSDQPDNSAPQGDVLATLDLKAVCDLCSVKKKEITYTVQSVSHKCSRNLLLAKAKASNQWRPVSEPPQCERFGKNVLYQKCNFFVEGFGCTQHGEACTYARSCEEAAVWNYVRDKKIDKNQLLSLVIEREPIPTPESAAKSMLKQFSGKFIELCKDCFHDRPQILTAKRWNETCSADAAHPWDPVLVHHLSEYNGKQIYSQVRPLPPNCQFKYCSHVWQGMPCWHEASHCQSAQSEVEMAVWKAEHSGLSVPPHLLQLSEPEQTQTRQVAMYCKVCLLSLSSPESFYKHCSSLEHAQLLSEDTTTKWRGRQPPHNLQADLWLCERPQTCEYGSKCPKAHSVEELQEWMMRAAEEKKIRHSIEAQGLMCYNERLLEEYRNSSNEVPVLSEQVDDVRISCDEDLTVTCEQNNTTLQWNFQIETERQLVHVALLKQEPGASFTLGDISSVPCIYSSGEHFHSDDMTYDITVSFTCINPGLYEQWLVLDFDMRPVLVRKFRVRVGQLSLDDTEEQTENRGANFHSVERWHRGNRVIIPGSSRTEEHEELLKEYKPPQINIQYKSSYNSQTPLNNENYKERMHHFLYNEEWAEDQIVSRLNVCGEITTLDSTQFGMTEAPGGLFCTVSIPYSLTPDTPEGQALKRSIQSALIAPSSGQNSRVYEATILKDKTSEHKMYLHLSKKCCSDLLLQSNESYRMEVQFQLNRHSFCTMHKAVDLLPDTKRVLPDLKNCGVPVNDMLYEQLNTKQPNTKQKLAIDFITGNSSGQKFVAPLLIYGPFGTGKTFTLATAARELCKQPNNKVLICTHTNSSADLYIRVHFHPFIKKHVGMKPIRMKANKQGNALSATDDITLNYCFLSEDRKYFLPPTKAALDRHNIIITTTTMARSFHDLKLPEGYFTHILIDEASQMLECEALMALGLAGPNTRVVLAGDHMQMGPKLFSVDDHHRSNHTLLNRLFHYYQGQNCDAAQNSRIIFSENYRSTKEIVEFVSTHFYVGKNDIITATGEIPAPENGHALKFHHVRGECLLDTVSVSWYNTEEVSKVVEEVRAILQHWPSTWGTKDQSSICILSEGVQVRQIRRALSRGGLPKVHVENLANVQGKEFRAVIMTAVQTRDSLNTSHLPGLELFNDARVLNTAMTRAQSLVVVVGDAAALCCFGKCSGVWKSYTDHCISNNSVAPQHFTKDFFEKDVKETARFQKSEHLDESKILTDAILQELKDEYEQLKENTLDEDNLEHEDFDHHKLRSSNSVTDVCTDLLVLCKKQPEIYKQGKLVRETYNRGYVIPFQNPTKRISITGRENLRMVFTGDEVVINTGRVVSITKEVESARVLVCLLEDEDHSKPRQNSEDQFVKRTMVPITKSAPKIRILISKKRRNFLPIWEKINGQWTVATHKHIDENLTQNNVFIVQVIGWKKHCSIPLGNVIDILPVGTSLNDGQRILKEEFKVAPPTSGEGFSITEEDITSRLDMREVITFTIDPEGAKVLDDAISVKEIGDHYELGVHIADVASYVSPGSKFDEDAKQHGTAYHGSGENTIHMFDLDLSTKHFSLLQNQDRRVVSLMFEVNKQTNKIIGEPKFQLSLIKSNRQFSYEEAEDIISTRYRERPNFDTVEDCVTVAYCFAKAQRKNRLVDWAYSQPDDKRLPGHRKAHLMVEELSVLFNTLASERLIESEKTRYLTPLRCQESPDPEKIEELREKKSAELIPLSFQLRHKVVPVEQAPNYENFPILTKVWRDILSAAKADDIDSMVDLIAADDIYPLLQPLIDQFRRCSRKASIIRSNLSKAGHGHYSLNVRSYTLASSPIRRYMDIILQRLLHSIICNKDVQYTRTEILTLCSQFDDNIKNAKEYEQKLEQISYAVTMKHQSASKLAFVVIVEPNNDSFAVSFPFNKNIFAASLAIMYKELQLCDQPLYDKENHCVTLKWKRRIYTVDTKNIYQELKIPNRGRCVELPLKIWRDTVEAIDNEKWDHAKFLIMGANVSEVQEVPHDRSVGHEVDMSLQLQTGDILQVQMTSELKRGYHMPAVQLVHINPNFEICVDHVHNPITCFSRSTDAPSRNYYSDTEEYVQIWKPMCEMESAATAVDESDSIVIESLVVNFNQEQEGTLTGSFFLPLSLINEWAIECNLSKCLLCIRKRGLELTPIPEHSALVDPREFIWVAHGVTRKVEEKTKTPNVGSKVDFYVNHLPMANIPKCVFERNTSFTVEIIPKLLPDIRKEYAVVNVASESTCKLVKNIALGQGIPREVKNMWNPVRKEPPYGLPELNPSQRSAVEKAINTSFTLIQGPPGTGKTIVGVYIVSHFLELNSKNPRKVCHPKDKNKKEVILYCGPSNKSVDVVAEYLLKLGNSIKPLRVYSQQVEMLDYPYPDCTIQFSQRSLRQEHSKPELRSITLHHRMREDQNPFSSQIKDFDRRIELAQKKKEVKLEIEKKVQLLCVQLDLKEKEEPLPIQLVLEEIEELRCIQFGLEEEKEVQRIQLALEEIEKLRYTQPELEKIEELTAGEVTEYKKLLREARTYELERHDIILCTCTQSSTPSLTKTVSARQILIDECAMATEPQALIPLVCNNNPEKIVLIGDHKQLRPIVKNVRVRKLGIGKSLFERYHMMHKKRAVMLDTQYRMHEDICEFPSNAYYEGMLKTGVEQPNSVLRVGDKTMPIVFGDIKGETVRLVVNTAKGNENSKANQEEKNKVIAIAEKLVTSAKIEQKGIVILSPYNAQVSEIKEALKKKKLEQITVTTITKSQGSEWNYVIISTVCSLPSEKIVREPDGGWLSKHLGFVDDPNQINVGITRAKEGLCIIGDLELLNCGGSWRELLKHYKLHNAVTDADKITVCAN